In Streptomyces sp. NBC_00414, a single window of DNA contains:
- a CDS encoding FtsK/SpoIIIE domain-containing protein: protein MILASASSDRETWPSWVLLVATVLVSGLFITAPVLRRRYPLAWWLLLGFPATALRVMYTWRALMAGCGLAVSRRPALTVVSGLVGNGAPPPQPRVPRRGLVRPTAGGFWLLVRLLPGQVPEDFVKAAPAMAEDWQVHAVRVTSWKPGTVRVAASVSDPLAAPRVPKQRGPGRLLRVAVGVLETGTAWVLDLRRIPHWLIVGATRSGKSTLINALVAGLAPQPVALVGIDCKGGMELSLYEPRLSALATNREQAVQLLTALVDLTLDRMTVCRAARVRNIWGLSDKERPVPVVVIVDEIAELFLVASRNEKDEAQAAGTALIRLAQLGAALGVFLVVAGQRVGSDLGPGVTALRAQLGGRVCHRVADPGTAEMALGDLNPDALKAAQAITPEQAGTAVLASGDGWERARSHLITEVEAEAVAAEYAHLTPVLSELHVEAQ from the coding sequence ATGATCCTGGCCTCCGCATCCTCGGACCGGGAGACCTGGCCGAGTTGGGTTCTGCTGGTGGCCACAGTGTTGGTGTCGGGACTGTTCATCACAGCCCCGGTCCTGCGCCGCCGCTACCCGTTGGCCTGGTGGCTGTTACTCGGCTTCCCGGCCACCGCCCTCCGGGTGATGTACACCTGGCGAGCCTTGATGGCGGGGTGCGGCCTAGCCGTCAGCCGTCGGCCGGCACTGACCGTGGTGTCCGGGCTCGTCGGCAACGGGGCCCCTCCGCCTCAGCCGCGTGTGCCCCGGCGCGGTCTCGTACGGCCGACCGCCGGCGGGTTCTGGCTGCTGGTACGGCTGTTACCGGGGCAGGTACCCGAGGACTTCGTCAAGGCGGCTCCTGCCATGGCGGAGGACTGGCAGGTTCACGCGGTGCGCGTGACCTCCTGGAAGCCGGGGACCGTGCGTGTCGCCGCCTCAGTGTCCGATCCGTTGGCGGCTCCTCGGGTGCCGAAGCAGCGCGGGCCCGGTCGTCTGCTCCGCGTAGCGGTGGGCGTGCTGGAGACCGGTACCGCATGGGTGCTCGATCTGCGGCGTATACCGCACTGGCTGATCGTCGGAGCCACCCGCTCCGGCAAGTCGACGCTCATCAACGCACTCGTGGCGGGCCTCGCTCCACAACCCGTCGCGCTGGTCGGCATCGACTGCAAGGGCGGCATGGAACTGTCCCTCTACGAACCGCGGCTGTCCGCCCTCGCGACCAACAGGGAGCAGGCGGTCCAACTGCTCACCGCACTCGTAGACCTCACCCTCGACCGCATGACCGTCTGCCGGGCGGCTCGCGTCCGCAACATCTGGGGCTTGTCCGACAAGGAACGGCCGGTCCCTGTCGTCGTGATCGTCGACGAGATCGCGGAACTCTTCCTCGTCGCCAGCCGGAATGAGAAGGACGAAGCGCAGGCGGCCGGTACGGCGCTGATCCGACTTGCTCAGCTTGGCGCGGCTCTCGGAGTCTTCCTCGTCGTCGCCGGTCAACGTGTCGGTTCCGACCTGGGACCCGGTGTCACCGCACTTCGGGCCCAGCTCGGCGGCCGGGTGTGTCACCGAGTGGCCGACCCCGGTACGGCAGAGATGGCGCTCGGCGACCTCAACCCCGACGCGCTCAAGGCGGCGCAGGCCATCACCCCCGAACAGGCCGGCACAGCCGTCCTGGCTTCCGGCGACGGCTGGGAACGCGCCCGGTCGCACCTGATCACGGAGGTGGAGGCGGAAGCCGTCGCAGCCGAGTACGCGCACCTGACCCCCGTGCTCTCCGAACTGCACGTCGAAGCGCAGTGA